The genome window TGGGTATAAAACGGAAGGCTTTGGGGTTGGCTGTTTGCCTGTGGGCTCTGCCCAGCACCCCCTATGCTTCAGATGAAACACCTCAGACAGCACCTGGCCCAAGACAGAACCTGCATGTATATCTCCTCATTGGTCAGTCAAATATGGCGGGCCGTGCACCTTTCACGGGAGACGAATCCAAACCCATTGAGCGCTGCTTCCTGCTTGATGATAGCGGTCACTGGGAGCCGGCCGCAAACCCACTAAATCGTTACTCGACCATTCGCAAGGATATCAGCAAACAAAAAATGGGTCCCGGGTATCATTTTGCGCAGACTATGCTGGAAGTCGATGAAAATATTAATCTAGGGCTGGTTGTAAATGCCAGAGGTGGGTCAGAGATTGAAGAATGGGCTCAGGGGTCCAAATTTTATCAGGAGGCACTGAGGCGGGTGTCAGGGGCGAGGAAGACTGGAACGCTCAAGGGAATTCTTTGGCACCAGGGAGAAGCTGATGTTGAGAATCCGGATAAATATATTGATAAACTCTCGGAGCTTGTGTCACGCTTCAGAAAAGACCTGGCACTGCCAGAGTTGCCCTTTATTGCAGGACAAATCGATGGTGTGCCTGCCATTAATGAACAAACCGCCTTGCTCCCAGACCGCCTGCCCTTCACGGGATTTGTGAGCTCAGAGGGGCTAACAATTTTTGAGGAATGGCATTTCGACGCTGCCAGTGTGAAGCTTATGGGGAAACGCTATGCAGAAGAAATGTTAAAGATCCAAAGCCAGGCAGGGAAGTAAGAGATTCCGGTT of Candidatus Neomarinimicrobiota bacterium contains these proteins:
- a CDS encoding sialate O-acetylesterase; the encoded protein is MGIKRKALGLAVCLWALPSTPYASDETPQTAPGPRQNLHVYLLIGQSNMAGRAPFTGDESKPIERCFLLDDSGHWEPAANPLNRYSTIRKDISKQKMGPGYHFAQTMLEVDENINLGLVVNARGGSEIEEWAQGSKFYQEALRRVSGARKTGTLKGILWHQGEADVENPDKYIDKLSELVSRFRKDLALPELPFIAGQIDGVPAINEQTALLPDRLPFTGFVSSEGLTIFEEWHFDAASVKLMGKRYAEEMLKIQSQAGK